Proteins encoded together in one Streptomyces sp. NBC_01216 window:
- a CDS encoding aldo/keto reductase, producing the protein MPQLGFGVWQVPDDEATRAVATALEAGYRSIDTAAIYGNEAGTGRALTGSGIPRDELFVTTKLWNSEQGFDSTLRAFDASLEKLGLDYVDLYLIHWPLPAKDTYVDTYRAFEKIHADGRAKSIGVSNFLPEHLERLVGETSVVPAVNQIELHPHLQQYESRAAHERHGIATEAWSPLGQGGSLLEVPALVAIAQKHGRTPAQVVLRWHVQTGNVVIPKSVTPSRIRENIDVFGFALDDEDMAAVAALNEDRRIGPDPAEFSVGA; encoded by the coding sequence ATGCCGCAGCTCGGATTCGGCGTCTGGCAGGTGCCGGACGACGAGGCGACGCGAGCCGTGGCCACGGCCCTGGAGGCCGGCTACCGCTCCATCGACACAGCGGCGATCTACGGCAACGAAGCGGGCACCGGCCGGGCGCTCACCGGCTCCGGGATCCCCCGCGACGAGCTTTTCGTGACCACCAAGCTGTGGAACAGCGAGCAGGGCTTCGACTCGACCCTGCGCGCCTTCGACGCCTCGCTGGAGAAGCTGGGGCTCGACTACGTCGACCTGTACCTGATCCACTGGCCGCTGCCGGCCAAGGACACCTACGTCGACACCTACCGCGCCTTCGAGAAGATCCACGCCGACGGCCGCGCCAAGTCCATCGGTGTCTCCAACTTCCTCCCCGAGCACCTGGAGCGTCTGGTCGGGGAGACCTCGGTCGTCCCCGCGGTCAACCAGATCGAGCTCCACCCGCATCTCCAGCAGTACGAGTCCCGCGCGGCGCACGAGCGGCACGGGATCGCCACCGAGGCGTGGTCGCCGCTGGGTCAGGGCGGCAGCCTGCTGGAGGTCCCCGCGCTGGTCGCGATCGCGCAGAAGCACGGGCGTACCCCGGCTCAGGTGGTGCTCCGCTGGCACGTCCAGACCGGGAACGTCGTGATCCCCAAGTCGGTCACGCCGTCGCGCATCCGGGAGAACATCGACGTGTTCGGCTTCGCTCTGGACGACGAGGACATGGCGGCGGTGGCCGCCCTGAACGAGGACCGGCGGATCGGCCCGGACCCGGCGGAGTTCAGCGTCGGCGCGTGA
- a CDS encoding GlxA family transcriptional regulator: MTFPAARPHRVAVLALDGVIPFELGIPSRIFGCAVAEDGSPLYDVRVCTVDGGPVRTADGYTIVAAHDAEQLAEADTVIVPPTHELRTLAEEGSLGALMAEALGRVRPGTRVVSICTGAYALAAAGMLNGRRATTHWWEAGHFQSLFPDVKLDEDVLFVDEDDVLTSAGAAAGVDLCLHLVRKDHGSATANKVARSCVVPPWRDGGQAQYIERPVPEPTATTTTAPTRAWALEHLDRPLSLGELARHARMSVRTFTRRFRDEVGTTPGQWLTAQRLELAKQLLETSDLTVDHIADRTGFGSGNSLRQHMRSLVGISPAAYRRTFHRTADTALPPGPAPTAVGTPRGNASPGGTPPGKGTDRAAAVRAPAR, from the coding sequence ATGACCTTTCCCGCCGCGCGACCCCACCGGGTCGCCGTTCTCGCCCTGGACGGCGTGATTCCCTTCGAGCTGGGCATCCCGTCCCGGATCTTCGGCTGCGCCGTCGCCGAAGACGGTTCCCCTCTCTACGACGTACGCGTCTGCACCGTGGACGGCGGGCCCGTCCGGACCGCCGACGGCTACACGATCGTCGCGGCGCACGACGCCGAGCAACTCGCCGAGGCGGACACCGTGATCGTCCCGCCCACCCACGAGCTGCGCACCCTCGCCGAGGAGGGGTCGCTGGGCGCGCTCATGGCCGAGGCACTCGGCCGGGTCCGTCCGGGCACCCGCGTCGTCTCCATCTGTACCGGCGCGTACGCGCTCGCGGCGGCCGGCATGCTGAACGGCCGCCGCGCCACCACGCACTGGTGGGAGGCCGGGCACTTCCAGTCCCTCTTCCCGGACGTCAAGCTCGACGAGGACGTGCTGTTCGTCGACGAGGACGACGTGCTCACCTCGGCGGGGGCCGCCGCCGGCGTCGATCTCTGCCTGCATCTGGTGCGCAAGGACCACGGCAGCGCCACCGCCAACAAGGTCGCCCGCAGCTGCGTGGTCCCGCCGTGGCGGGACGGCGGCCAGGCACAGTACATCGAGCGCCCGGTCCCGGAGCCGACCGCTACCACGACGACGGCACCCACCCGCGCCTGGGCCCTGGAACACCTCGACCGGCCACTGTCCCTGGGCGAACTCGCGCGGCACGCGCGGATGAGCGTACGGACCTTCACCCGCCGCTTCCGCGACGAGGTGGGGACGACACCCGGCCAATGGCTCACGGCCCAACGGCTGGAGCTCGCGAAGCAGTTGCTGGAGACGAGCGATCTGACGGTCGATCACATCGCGGACCGCACCGGCTTCGGCAGCGGGAACTCGCTGCGTCAGCACATGCGCAGCCTGGTCGGGATCTCGCCGGCCGCCTACCGCCGTACCTTCCACCGGACGGCGGACACCGCTCTGCCGCCCGGCCCCGCGCCGACGGCCGTCGGCACTCCGCGGGGGAACGCCTCGCCGGGTGGCACCCCGCCGGGAAAGGGCACCGACCGGGCGGCGGCCGTCCGCGCGCCCGCCCGGTGA
- a CDS encoding AMP-dependent synthetase/ligase: MREFTVPPVEAAPQVGGLADAVFDHARRDPDRVALGRKDASGRWRDVTSAQFRDEVLALAKGLIAQGVRFGDRVALMARTRYEWTLFDFALWALGAQSVPIYPTSSAEQVFWMLHDAGVTACVVEHEDHAMTIGSVVDRLPHLKRLWQLDAGEGAVAELVAAGAEIDEEVVHRHRRAVTPDSVATVIYTSGTTGPPKGCVITHSNLMFETDMLIGRWEPVFHTKPGDEASTLLFLPLAHVFGRMVEVAAIRGGVKLGHQPALAASALLPDLAAFRPTFVLAVPYVLEKVFHAARRKAETDGKTGPYDKAVDVAVKYAEALEHKAFGLGPGPSAALRMQHQFFERTVYGKVREAMGGRVRHAMSGGSGMDRRLGLFFEGAGVTVFEGYGLTESSAAATANPPERTKYGTVGQPVPGTTVHIAEDGEVWLHGAHVFSGYLNNPQATAAVLNNGWLATGDLGMLDEDGYLTITGRKKEILVTSGGKSVSPTALEERVRAHPLIAQCIVVGNDRPYIAALVTMDQEAVEHWLSIQGRPAMSPAELVRDPSLETEIRRAVVAANTLVSQAESIRTFRILAHPFSEEQGLLTPSLKLKRKAIEKAYAVEVEALYG, from the coding sequence TTGCGCGAGTTCACCGTGCCGCCCGTCGAGGCGGCGCCTCAGGTCGGCGGTCTGGCGGACGCCGTGTTCGACCATGCCCGGCGGGACCCGGACCGGGTGGCGCTGGGCCGCAAGGACGCGTCGGGCCGGTGGCGGGATGTCACGTCCGCGCAGTTCCGCGATGAGGTGCTGGCCCTCGCGAAGGGGCTGATCGCCCAGGGGGTGCGATTCGGCGACCGGGTCGCCCTGATGGCCAGGACCCGCTACGAGTGGACCCTGTTCGATTTCGCGCTGTGGGCGCTGGGCGCGCAGTCCGTGCCGATCTACCCGACCTCCTCCGCGGAGCAGGTCTTCTGGATGCTGCACGACGCCGGGGTCACCGCGTGCGTGGTGGAACACGAGGACCACGCCATGACGATCGGGTCGGTCGTCGACCGGCTGCCGCACCTCAAGCGGCTGTGGCAGCTGGACGCCGGCGAGGGCGCGGTCGCCGAGCTGGTCGCGGCGGGCGCGGAGATCGACGAGGAGGTGGTGCACCGGCACCGGCGGGCGGTCACGCCCGACTCCGTCGCCACGGTCATCTACACCTCGGGCACCACCGGCCCGCCCAAGGGCTGTGTCATCACCCACTCCAACCTCATGTTCGAGACGGACATGCTGATCGGCCGCTGGGAGCCGGTCTTCCACACGAAACCGGGTGACGAGGCGTCGACGCTGCTCTTCCTGCCGCTGGCGCACGTCTTCGGCCGGATGGTGGAGGTGGCGGCGATCCGGGGTGGGGTGAAGCTGGGGCACCAGCCGGCGCTCGCCGCGTCCGCGCTGCTTCCGGACCTGGCGGCGTTCCGGCCGACGTTCGTCCTGGCCGTCCCGTACGTCCTGGAGAAGGTCTTCCACGCGGCCCGGCGCAAGGCGGAGACCGACGGGAAGACGGGCCCGTACGACAAGGCCGTCGACGTGGCGGTGAAGTACGCCGAGGCCCTGGAGCACAAGGCGTTCGGACTCGGTCCGGGGCCGTCGGCGGCGTTGCGGATGCAGCACCAGTTCTTCGAGCGGACGGTCTACGGCAAGGTCCGCGAGGCGATGGGCGGCCGGGTGCGGCACGCGATGTCGGGCGGCTCGGGCATGGACCGGCGGCTGGGCCTGTTCTTCGAGGGGGCGGGGGTGACGGTCTTCGAGGGCTACGGCCTGACGGAGTCCTCGGCCGCGGCGACGGCGAACCCGCCCGAGCGGACCAAGTACGGAACGGTGGGGCAACCGGTCCCGGGGACGACCGTGCACATCGCGGAGGACGGGGAGGTGTGGCTGCACGGAGCCCACGTCTTCTCGGGCTACCTGAACAATCCGCAGGCCACCGCCGCCGTACTGAACAACGGCTGGCTCGCCACCGGCGACCTGGGGATGCTCGACGAGGACGGCTATCTGACGATCACCGGTCGGAAGAAGGAGATCCTGGTCACCTCCGGTGGCAAGAGCGTGTCGCCGACCGCGCTGGAGGAGCGGGTTCGCGCGCACCCGCTGATCGCGCAGTGCATCGTCGTGGGCAACGACCGGCCGTACATCGCCGCGCTGGTGACGATGGATCAGGAGGCGGTGGAGCACTGGCTCTCCATCCAGGGGCGGCCCGCGATGTCACCGGCGGAGCTGGTACGGGACCCGAGCCTGGAGACGGAGATCCGGCGGGCGGTGGTGGCTGCCAACACTCTGGTCTCCCAGGCGGAGTCCATCCGCACGTTCCGGATCCTGGCGCATCCCTTCAGCGAGGAGCAGGGACTGCTCACGCCCTCGCTGAAGCTGAAGCGCAAGGCCATCGAGAAGGCGTACGCGGTCGAGGTCGAGGCGCTGTACGGCTGA
- a CDS encoding NADP-dependent oxidoreductase, giving the protein MNETATDPVTMRAVVATEWGGPEVLTETRITRPVPGPTEILVRVHAAGLNPVDWKSRASGGFGMWGETPVLGYDVSGVVEAVGLGVTLFAPGDEVFGMPQFPQQAGGYAEYVTGPARHFARKPASLTHVEAAALPLAGLTAWQSLVDTAGVRAGQRVLVHAAAGGVGHLAVQIAKARGAYVLGTAGPAKQDFLRGLGVDEPIDYTTTDFARTVRDVDIVLDAYGADDYGTRSLAVLREGGTLVTLPSPDAVPAPEDTAAKSVRTGFTLVEPDYAGLLGLAELVETGRLRPEVETVFPLAEAARAHTLGESGRTRGKIVLAVV; this is encoded by the coding sequence ATGAACGAGACCGCCACCGACCCCGTGACCATGCGGGCCGTCGTCGCCACCGAGTGGGGTGGCCCCGAGGTCCTCACCGAGACCCGGATCACCCGCCCCGTGCCGGGCCCGACCGAGATCCTCGTGCGGGTCCACGCGGCCGGCCTCAACCCCGTGGACTGGAAGTCCCGCGCCTCCGGCGGCTTCGGCATGTGGGGCGAGACGCCGGTACTCGGCTACGACGTCTCCGGTGTCGTCGAGGCCGTGGGACTGGGGGTCACCCTCTTCGCGCCGGGTGACGAGGTCTTCGGCATGCCCCAGTTCCCGCAGCAGGCCGGTGGCTACGCCGAGTACGTCACCGGGCCGGCGCGCCACTTCGCCCGCAAGCCCGCCTCCCTCACCCACGTGGAGGCCGCCGCACTGCCGCTGGCGGGCCTCACGGCCTGGCAGTCGCTCGTCGACACGGCCGGTGTGCGCGCGGGGCAGCGCGTCCTCGTCCACGCGGCGGCGGGTGGCGTCGGGCACCTGGCCGTCCAGATCGCCAAGGCCCGCGGGGCGTACGTCCTGGGCACGGCCGGGCCCGCGAAGCAGGACTTCCTGCGCGGACTGGGCGTGGACGAACCGATCGACTACACGACGACGGACTTCGCGCGGACGGTCCGGGACGTGGACATCGTCCTCGACGCCTACGGAGCCGACGACTACGGCACGCGTTCGCTGGCCGTGCTGCGCGAGGGCGGCACCCTGGTGACCCTGCCCTCGCCGGATGCCGTACCGGCGCCGGAGGACACCGCCGCCAAGAGCGTCCGGACCGGTTTCACCCTCGTCGAACCGGACTACGCCGGTCTGCTGGGCCTGGCCGAACTGGTGGAGACGGGCCGGCTGCGCCCGGAGGTGGAGACGGTGTTCCCGCTCGCCGAGGCGGCGCGGGCCCACACGCTCGGGGAGTCGGGCCGCACCCGCGGGAAGATCGTCCTGGCCGTCGTCTGA